Within Limanda limanda chromosome 1, fLimLim1.1, whole genome shotgun sequence, the genomic segment aCCGGCCACTGTAGAATCCCGTCCTCCAACTATCGCGACACTTCCCCATCGCgacagacgaagaagaagaagaggctgtGGAGCTGCGATGCTAACGGGCTGTTAGCTCAGTGTGGTGTTCACCCCCCCGGACACATGGAGCGGGAGGGGGCCCGCGGCTGTTGAGGTAAACAAACTGTGCTGTGACAGGGGACCCACGTGACCGCCGGTGTGTGTCCAGATGTTGTGACGTGCACACCGCTGCACATCTGGGTCAGGGGGGTTAGCTTCCATGCTAACAGAGGCTACACTGGGGACCACTGAGGAGCTGAACCGGTTTGAATCCTTGTTGACACCGGATCCAAGTGGGTTCGATGACGATAAACGTGGAAGTGTCAAGTCACTGTGACGTAAAGATGGAGgtggacttcctgtctgtcccccagGAGGACATGGgccctgtctgtccccctggAGGACGTGGGGTGGgccctgtctgtccccctggAGGACGTGGgccctgtctgtccccctggAGGACTTGGgccctgtctgtccccctggAGGACTTGGgccctgtctgtccccctggAGGACGTGGgccctgtctgtccccctggAGGACGTGGACTTCCACATGTATGtgtttttccacaaacatgttcctgtctgtccccctggaggctggacttcctgtctgtccccctggAGGACGTGGgccctgtctgtccccctggAGGACGTGGgccctgtctgtccccctggAGGACTTGGgccctgtctgtccccctggaggctggacttcctgtctgtccccctggAGGACGTGGgccctgtctgtccccctggAGGACGTGGGCCCTGTCTGTCCCCCAGGAGGACGTGGgccctgtctgtccccctggaggctggacttcctgtctgtccccctggAGGACGTGGGCCCTGTCTGTCCCCCAGGAGGACGTGGaccctgtctgtccccctggaggctggacttcctgtctgtccccctggAGGACGTGGgccctgtctgtccccctggAGGACGTGGGCCCTGTCTGTCCCCCAGGAGGACGTGGgccctgtctgtccccctggaggctggacttcctgtctgtccccctggAGGACGTGGGCCCTGTCTGTCCCCCAGGAGGACGTGGaccctgtctgtccccctggaggctggacttcctgtctgtccccctggAGGACGTGGgccctgtctgtccccctggAGGACGTGGgccctgtctgtccccctggAGGACTTGGgccctgtctgtccccctggaggctggacttcctgtctgtccccctggAGGACGTGGGCCCTGTCCTCTCTGggttagtgtgtgtggatgtcAGCTCTTTTCCTaacactgttgtttttgtgtgtttgtgtttttgtgtgtttgttgtgagtcAGTCTCCAGAGTGGCCGAGCtgcctcttcatctcctcctcctcctcctcctcctcctcctcctcctcctcctcgggacGGGTTTGAAGATGTAGCCACGAGAGAAGAGGGTCGTCTTCACCACTCGTGCTCAGTGACGcctcatctcccccccccctgctgtccCCTGAGTCATCCCGCCCCCTGGTTGAAgtcccgcccccccacccccaccatgCTGTTCTCCCTGAGGGAGCTGGTCCAGTGGCTGGGCTTCGCCACCTTCGAactcttcctccacctgctgGCCCTGCTGGTCTTCAGCATGCTGGTGGCGCTGCGAGCCGACATGTTCACGCCCTCGCTGAGCTGGTGGCTGGTCTTCGTGCCGCTGTTCGCCGCCGACGGCCTCAGCACCTACTTCACGGCCATCGTGTCCATCCGGCTGTACCAGGAGAACGAGAAGCGGCTGGCGGTGCTGCGGCTGCTGTGGGTGCTGACGGTGCTCAGCCTGAAGCTGGTGTGCGAGGTGCTGCTGTGCCAGAAGCTGGCCGAGCAGGACCAGGCCCGAGACCTGTGGTTCGGCCTCATCGTGTCGCCGCTGTtcatcctgctgcagctgctcatgATCCGAGCGTGCCGCGTCAACTGAGGTCGTGGTCGTGAGGTCACCGGTCAGAGATCAGTCCTCCTCTGCCTTTTGAGATTTAAATAACAGTGGTGTGATTCCTCCTTTTTGGTTTATCGGCaccttaaaaacacttttatttattgttttttcacaCACATGTTCCAGGTCACACCAGAGTTATCATCTGTGTTTCCAACAGCGATAAAGTTTATGATGCTTACTTAAGTttaaattgttgtgtttttaaaagaaggAGCAGACGATCTATTTAGCGTCTTGCTGAATGAACATGGACATCTTGTCTAAAAGCGTTGTGCACATCGGAACCAGGGCAGATTTTTCTCGTTTGGACCCCGAAGTTCCAATGAAAGTAAAATCCAAGTATCCCAGCACACTGTGATATTTTTTTGGACAATAGTGCCCTTCCAGATTTGTAACTTAACGTTTTGACTTCACAATGGTCCGGTGCACAAAGTCAGGTCCAAGTAGAAATCTGTTTTCTGTCGTCTGGTGTGGAAGAACCTGATTGTCCGGCACAGAATCCTCCTGGAATTACTGAAATCATCCCCTGAAAGCAGAAGAGTGAAGACTCATGTTCTCCCCATGGTTTTAAAGTAAGAATAATAGAATGACCACACACTTTTGGCCGTGTAGtgcagacaaaaataaaaatggtatCCATCTCTAcactgaatgaaagaaaaatgaaagtaGACAACGTTTATCTCAATTGTTCTGAGCCCCTTTTCCTTCAGGATGGTTTTTGACTTGAGTTGTTTGAACACAAAGATTTGGAGAAGATGTCAGAGCAGTAACGGTGCATTGGGACTGAGGTCGTGCCTAAACCAGGACTGTGGTGCAGTCACAGGTGGACACTGAGCCATGAGTGAAATTTACACCAGATGCCCGATTTTATGTTGTAATGCGAATGTGCACAGACcacaaattcaataaacagGAGAAACCTCACGGCAGTACTGACACAGGCGGCAACTTCTAGTGGGTCGAAGAGCTGCTGAAGTGTTAGCGTGTTTTGTCCCTGGAGGAAATGGGTGACTGAGACGTGGTTTTGATTTATTATCTCACGTCACAGGAAACGTAACTTGTGCTTTGTGCTCCCGAATCGCCCGATGTAGAGGAACTGAATGAGATCTCCACTAGCAGTCAGCTGTGCGCACACGTCTTCCCTGGATATCGGTTTATTTTGTACAATATGTGACGTTTTcacctcgtgtgtgtgtgttcaccgctcatattttgtattatattatgtATTTGTGCCTcgttttaaaggttcagtgtgtagtgtttggagacatctagtggtgaagttgcatgttgcagctgaatagccctcatctcaccctccccttcaGAAACATGAACCTGTGAAAGCCTTGAGGTGtcattaaaaactcaaaagtgtagtttgtccattctgggctactgtatataaacatggtggcctccatagagaggacccattaggtatttaaatataaaagcccattcgagggtaaagaaaacaacaatttagatgaaacatcactaatattattttatagtcAATTTCTAccaatagatcctttcacctaaatcttccTCACTGAACCGTTAAGATATTTCTGGTTGTGAAATTCTGTGTATTATGTATATGTAGATTCTTCTTTTGGAATGAAGTCACCAtatcttttatttatgttaAGGCATCGATGTTGTCCgactgtatatatacatgtaaataaatcatcaacattttatCACTGTTGTCTAATTACTATTCTCACAGTGTCTGTTGCTGCAGCTTCTGCCACAAGGAGGCGCTGCTGGCGTCTTTCATGGGAATGAGAAACAATATAAAGGAATATActggtgtttttgtttcctgtcaCTTAACAGCTTCAGAATTATACCGTCTTCTATCTAGCAAAAATCCTGTGTTAACCTTGGACCTagaacagttttattttgaaatacaatgcatcaataaatataataagcGTTTAAATATTATTAGCAGAGTAAAAATACTCTATGACATTTAAACCTATTCCCTTTTAATCCCAGAAATATCCTGATGGACCCTTGTATCCTCCAGAAGCTCCCAAAACACAGATTATGCTTAAATATCCGTCTCTCGAGTCTGGTTAAAAAATGAAACCATGCACCtttgactgtttttatttgtgcatttgtgtatttctcctcctctgcactcCTCAGCCAGAGCAGTTCTTAATTATGGCGTGGTGATAAATGTTTAATGAGGAGCTGTAATCTCCTGTAGTACCCAAGAATAGCCCTCTAAGTGCTGATTCATGTGCAGCAGGCTCCTCCTCAGCTCATGTGTTTTGCAGCAGCAGGATTAGCAGCAGGTGGCTTCACCGACAAATGCTGAGTGAGCCGTGGCCAAGCGGTGAGCCACCACCCGGCACTGAGGCCCATCACCTGCCAACCAAACACATTGTAGGGTTGCAGTCTCCCTGGATGTGGGTCAGGAAGAGATAGGGCACATCTGGCCAGACAAAATCAACATGAGGATAAAGTGGGCTCTTGTAATATAgcaaatgtggcccaaatatcctCTTGTAATATAACAAATGTGGCCTAAATATCCCCTAATACAAATATGGGGTTCATTTTGGGCAAACATGTGTTGGTCCTCCTGGCAAGGTGcaatctggatgtgaacctaaagtggCTAATGTGGTAAACTGCACCTTTTGGCAGACATGAGGTATTAATGTGGCTTAACATTCTACGCAGTATGTGGATCGGATTTGGGTTGGATGTGGGCCAAATCTGGGCCAAATCTGGGCCAAATCTGGGCCAAATCTTGGCCAAATCTTGGCCAAAACAGGTTTGTTATGTTGATGtgagtttgaaaggaaaagaatgaatttgaaaatataaataaatgactaTTCTTGCTACTTATAACAGTAATAAAACCATTTAAACCTCTCACAATGAACAGTTTGATTATTCAGAATGAGAGCGAACAATACTGACGAGAATCTACATTTAATCATGTGTTAAaagg encodes:
- the tmem203 gene encoding transmembrane protein 203 translates to MLFSLRELVQWLGFATFELFLHLLALLVFSMLVALRADMFTPSLSWWLVFVPLFAADGLSTYFTAIVSIRLYQENEKRLAVLRLLWVLTVLSLKLVCEVLLCQKLAEQDQARDLWFGLIVSPLFILLQLLMIRACRVN